In Methanomassiliicoccus sp., one DNA window encodes the following:
- a CDS encoding type II secretion system F family protein — protein sequence MAEDIMDLDQLDIQKLDYSRTILMVSAVIAAILLVIGLLDGIGGLDTPLLWIDYVSLALMAISGPYGFYVSSRRKKIQEIEKRLPEFLRDVAEAGRFGMTLAQAIKVASRGRYGKLTPEIRRMAAQIDWGVPASEAMRLFAERVDTPLIRRMTSIIIKANDAGGSVADVLTMVAHDARENMLNQAERKIAMSTYMMVIYIAFAVFIATIFILNSTFLPKMTEAGAAVAEGAEKAGIDTSSIATIRVNIIPTVQLLFIISVVIHAFGDGILAGVLSDGQISTGLKHSFIMLLIGLLGTRLI from the coding sequence ATGGCCGAGGACATAATGGACCTGGATCAACTGGACATTCAGAAGCTCGACTACAGCCGCACCATCCTCATGGTATCCGCGGTGATAGCGGCGATACTACTGGTCATCGGACTATTGGACGGTATCGGCGGATTGGACACCCCCCTGCTATGGATAGACTATGTGAGCCTGGCGCTCATGGCCATCAGCGGGCCATATGGGTTCTACGTGTCCTCCCGGAGGAAGAAGATACAGGAGATCGAGAAGCGCCTTCCGGAGTTCCTGCGGGATGTGGCCGAGGCCGGCCGCTTCGGCATGACCCTGGCCCAGGCCATCAAGGTGGCCTCCCGGGGCCGCTACGGCAAGCTGACCCCGGAGATACGCCGGATGGCCGCCCAGATCGACTGGGGGGTGCCTGCATCCGAGGCCATGCGCCTGTTCGCGGAGAGGGTGGACACACCCCTGATCAGGAGAATGACCTCCATCATCATCAAGGCCAACGACGCCGGGGGATCGGTCGCGGACGTGCTCACTATGGTCGCCCACGATGCCCGCGAGAACATGCTCAACCAGGCCGAGCGCAAGATCGCCATGTCCACCTACATGATGGTCATCTACATCGCGTTCGCGGTGTTCATCGCCACCATCTTCATCCTGAACTCCACCTTCCTGCCGAAGATGACAGAGGCGGGGGCGGCGGTGGCCGAGGGCGCAGAGAAGGCAGGGATCGATACCAGCTCCATAGCCACCATCCGCGTCAACATCATACCCACGGTGCAGCTGCTGTTCATCATATCCGTGGTCATACACGCGTTCGGCGATGGTATACTGGCAGGTGTGCTCTCGGATGGGCAGATATCCACTGGCCTGAAGCACAGCTTCATCATGCTGCTGATAGGTCTATTAGGAACGAGGTTGATCTGA
- a CDS encoding type II secretion protein F, which yields MKTKRTSEHTEVWGPHIIKLPEGVIPDYIALTPYQMLCWRTMGKAAKLRAKPNPKLEQQLLQAHMRMRPEEYVAYVWMSTFIVFAISTAIAALFGGLLLAFFNVQPALVLVFTVLLIAMPPLLTYMVLMSIPGSKAKTRARDINKRIGAAMSFISAMASADVNVDVIFKELAKQDIYGEIKHEAEWITRDTELLGIDILTAINRAAQRTPSVKFQEFLQGVVTSSTSGGQLKPYFLQKAEQYEKEGKLEMKSQLESLGLMAESFVTVVVAFPLFLVVIMAIMAIVPGGGGDSSMTILLLQLVIGLMIPMSQFGFIFFIWNMTKESTM from the coding sequence ATGAAGACCAAGAGGACCTCGGAGCATACTGAGGTCTGGGGACCCCATATCATCAAGTTGCCTGAAGGGGTCATTCCCGACTACATCGCCCTCACTCCCTATCAGATGCTGTGCTGGAGGACGATGGGGAAGGCGGCGAAGCTACGAGCTAAGCCCAATCCCAAGCTGGAGCAGCAACTTCTGCAGGCCCACATGAGGATGAGGCCCGAGGAGTACGTAGCCTACGTCTGGATGAGCACCTTCATCGTGTTCGCCATCAGCACGGCCATAGCCGCCCTCTTCGGAGGTCTGCTCCTGGCCTTCTTCAACGTCCAACCGGCCCTGGTGCTGGTGTTCACCGTACTGCTCATTGCCATGCCTCCCTTGCTCACGTACATGGTCCTGATGTCGATCCCGGGCTCGAAGGCCAAGACCCGTGCCCGCGACATCAACAAGCGCATAGGGGCGGCCATGAGCTTCATCTCCGCAATGGCGTCCGCTGATGTCAACGTGGACGTCATCTTCAAGGAGCTTGCCAAGCAGGACATCTATGGTGAGATAAAGCACGAGGCGGAGTGGATCACTCGTGACACTGAGCTCCTGGGCATCGATATCCTTACAGCCATCAACCGCGCCGCCCAGAGGACGCCGTCGGTAAAGTTCCAGGAGTTCCTGCAGGGCGTGGTCACCAGCTCCACCTCCGGTGGGCAGCTCAAGCCCTACTTCCTGCAGAAGGCGGAGCAGTACGAGAAGGAGGGAAAGCTGGAGATGAAGTCCCAGCTGGAAAGCCTGGGGCTAATGGCGGAGTCGTTCGTCACCGTGGTGGTCGCGTTCCCGCTATTCCTGGTGGTCATCATGGCCATAATGGCCATTGTCCCGGGTGGTGGCGGGGACAGCTCCATGACCATACTTCTGCTGCAACTGGTGATCGGGCTCATGATCCCCATGAGCCAGTTCGGTTTCATATTCTTCATTTGGAACATGACCAAGGAGTCAACGATGTGA
- a CDS encoding type II/IV secretion system ATPase subunit produces MHEAEPMNKKGKRTKMVDPEPPKDRAVEKARDRYLKFIRRVAPNRAGRVMLSKAEVKQKIEWSKGVGSIITEIPKIENTHVESVELYPVLEPYSYARITYDNETSEYFMESLEPQLTEDDEKLLLLIKDTLGRALGYEWTKLTSLDKKEYLVESVESYLTSRGMKVDPLLKKKLNYYILRDFVGYGKVDILMRDENIEDISCDGVGIPLFIYHRKYGSLKTGLIFDDEDALNNYVVALGQRSGKQISVSNPILDGTSPEGHRIQATYAREVTTRGSTFTIRRFKEKPFTPVHLVKSKTASAEMIAYFWLGVENGESMIICGGTASGKTSTLNSLALFIPPGAKIVTMEDTREINLPHMNWIPGTTRSGVGERGPDGKTAGEIDMYDLMRASLRQRPNYIIVGEVRGKETYTMFQAMATGHTTYSTMHADSVQSMVNRLENQPINCPRILLTALRNVIIQSQVRVGQDLTRRMKQVIEIVGFEPDTNELISNTVYEWDQATDRFVFKGHSFLFDKIMEMKNLTNEEMSAEFDRRVDLIKYMVFRDITDHHKIWELINQYLKDPDKTVTKVRRELQEGGIAVGA; encoded by the coding sequence ATGCATGAGGCCGAACCGATGAACAAGAAGGGGAAGAGGACCAAAATGGTCGATCCTGAGCCCCCCAAGGATAGGGCCGTGGAGAAGGCGCGGGACAGGTACCTGAAGTTCATACGGAGGGTGGCTCCCAACAGGGCCGGCAGGGTCATGCTCTCCAAGGCCGAGGTCAAGCAGAAGATCGAGTGGTCCAAGGGCGTAGGCTCCATCATCACGGAGATACCCAAGATAGAGAACACGCATGTGGAATCGGTCGAGCTGTACCCGGTGCTGGAGCCATACAGCTACGCCCGCATCACCTATGACAATGAGACCAGCGAGTACTTCATGGAGTCGCTGGAGCCCCAGCTCACGGAGGATGATGAGAAGCTCCTCCTCCTTATCAAGGACACCCTGGGACGTGCCCTGGGGTACGAGTGGACCAAGCTCACCAGCCTGGACAAGAAGGAATACTTGGTGGAGAGCGTGGAGTCATATCTCACCAGCAGGGGGATGAAGGTCGATCCTCTGCTGAAGAAGAAGCTCAACTACTACATCTTGCGCGACTTCGTCGGCTACGGAAAGGTGGACATCCTCATGCGCGACGAGAACATCGAGGATATCTCCTGTGACGGAGTGGGCATCCCCCTGTTCATATACCACCGCAAGTACGGAAGCCTCAAGACCGGACTGATCTTCGATGATGAGGATGCGCTCAATAACTATGTGGTCGCTCTTGGCCAGAGATCGGGTAAGCAGATCTCGGTGTCCAACCCCATATTGGACGGCACATCCCCGGAAGGTCACCGTATACAGGCCACGTACGCCCGCGAGGTGACCACAAGAGGCTCCACCTTCACCATACGGCGGTTCAAGGAGAAGCCTTTCACCCCCGTGCACCTGGTGAAGTCCAAGACCGCCAGCGCGGAGATGATCGCGTACTTCTGGCTGGGCGTGGAGAACGGGGAATCGATGATCATCTGCGGCGGCACGGCGTCGGGGAAGACCTCCACGCTGAACTCCCTGGCACTGTTCATTCCTCCCGGCGCCAAGATCGTTACCATGGAGGATACCCGTGAGATCAACCTCCCGCACATGAACTGGATCCCGGGTACGACCCGGTCCGGTGTGGGAGAAAGGGGTCCGGACGGGAAGACCGCAGGAGAGATCGACATGTACGATCTGATGCGGGCCTCGCTGCGTCAGAGGCCCAACTACATCATCGTGGGAGAGGTCCGAGGTAAGGAGACGTACACTATGTTCCAGGCCATGGCCACCGGGCATACCACTTACTCCACCATGCACGCCGACTCCGTCCAATCAATGGTCAACAGGCTGGAGAACCAGCCTATCAACTGTCCCCGTATATTGCTCACGGCCCTCAGGAACGTCATCATACAATCTCAGGTCAGGGTAGGCCAGGACCTCACCAGGCGCATGAAGCAGGTCATCGAGATCGTTGGCTTCGAGCCCGACACCAATGAGCTCATTTCCAACACGGTGTACGAGTGGGACCAGGCCACGGACCGCTTCGTGTTCAAGGGCCACAGCTTCCTCTTCGACAAGATCATGGAGATGAAGAACCTCACCAACGAGGAGATGTCCGCCGAGTTCGACCGGCGGGTGGACCTCATCAAGTACATGGTGTTCAGAGATATCACCGATCACCACAAGATCTGGGAGCTGATCAACCAGTACCTCAAGGACCCGGACAAGACCGTTACCAAGGTCCGCCGGGAGCTGCAGGAAGGGGGGATCGCCGTTGGCGCCTGA
- a CDS encoding recombinase RecA yields MARKRKAREEGASEADGDSTAIVPSTGDIAAARADDLRRWMAGESTLMAWLEEDPSQQPTFYGTTNVLDQDPALEQKIALYEMEIASLKKTLSSGGGSISDQEVAGLRAEVERLTTVNRELRERASATTPESLQEREAQLRERENDLEARERAINLNGLGDPVMLERYKAEISEKDAEAQRKEAELRAQLERTEADLRAKEIEIKLRDDELKLSKMSKPEANKEMEQKLKGYQDRERRVLEMQDTVNSLRDLLNEREDELKGLKEIISYRENELARREEDLSFRERKVTEEKRRLEEAKRITGGLEEAELKKRLDELKAEVDKKERDLKAKEEYIRNKEAELRTREQGAIEEELKHKEADIALEADSAKVKTGNPRLDDLLLGGIPFGSNVLVHGPPFVGKETMVNQFIAEGLKKGIPAIWVSTDKTTSDLREEMKLVLPSYEDYEALGLVKYVDSYSRSMGDTTVDKYTVYIDEPTAHDKIMEAVDEAAKAFREKHEYYRLAFRTISTLIAYSDPNTAFRFLSPFCGRRKRDRAVSMYTIEKGMHGEQEIQMLGSIMDGMVDFKVDQLKLFFMIKGITDVQSRSYIRYTATRHGLSIGSFALDHIK; encoded by the coding sequence TTGGCACGTAAAAGAAAGGCCCGAGAGGAGGGTGCCTCCGAGGCCGACGGAGATTCAACCGCCATCGTCCCAAGCACAGGGGACATCGCCGCAGCCAGAGCTGACGATCTGCGCAGGTGGATGGCGGGAGAGTCCACCTTGATGGCATGGTTGGAGGAGGACCCCTCTCAGCAGCCTACTTTCTATGGCACCACCAACGTTCTGGACCAGGACCCTGCCCTGGAGCAGAAGATAGCCTTGTACGAAATGGAGATCGCCTCCCTTAAGAAGACGTTATCCTCCGGTGGAGGTTCGATCAGCGACCAGGAGGTTGCCGGCCTGAGGGCCGAGGTCGAGCGTTTGACCACAGTCAACCGTGAGCTCAGGGAGCGTGCCTCGGCCACGACCCCGGAGTCGCTTCAGGAGAGGGAGGCGCAGCTTCGGGAGAGGGAGAACGATCTGGAGGCCAGGGAGAGGGCCATCAACCTCAACGGTTTGGGCGACCCGGTCATGCTGGAACGGTACAAGGCCGAGATCAGCGAAAAGGACGCTGAGGCGCAGAGGAAGGAGGCCGAGCTCCGTGCCCAGCTGGAGCGGACGGAGGCGGACCTGAGGGCCAAGGAGATAGAGATCAAGCTGAGAGATGACGAGCTGAAGCTTTCCAAGATGTCCAAGCCAGAGGCCAACAAGGAGATGGAGCAGAAGCTCAAGGGCTACCAGGACCGGGAGAGAAGGGTCCTGGAGATGCAGGATACCGTCAATAGCTTGAGGGACCTCCTGAACGAGAGGGAGGATGAGCTCAAAGGGCTGAAGGAGATCATCAGCTACCGCGAGAACGAGCTGGCCCGCAGGGAGGAGGACCTCAGCTTCCGCGAGCGCAAGGTCACCGAGGAGAAGCGCCGCCTGGAAGAGGCCAAGCGCATCACCGGAGGCCTGGAGGAAGCGGAGCTGAAGAAGCGCCTGGACGAGCTGAAGGCAGAGGTCGACAAGAAGGAGCGGGACCTCAAGGCCAAAGAGGAGTACATCCGCAACAAGGAAGCGGAGCTGAGGACCAGGGAACAGGGAGCCATCGAAGAGGAGCTCAAGCACAAGGAGGCGGACATCGCCCTGGAGGCCGATTCTGCAAAGGTCAAGACCGGCAACCCCCGCCTGGACGACCTCCTTCTGGGAGGCATACCCTTCGGTTCGAACGTGCTGGTGCACGGCCCCCCCTTCGTGGGGAAGGAGACCATGGTTAACCAGTTCATCGCCGAGGGACTGAAGAAGGGCATCCCTGCCATATGGGTGTCCACCGACAAGACCACCTCGGACCTGAGGGAGGAGATGAAGCTGGTCCTCCCGTCATACGAGGACTACGAGGCCCTGGGGCTGGTCAAGTACGTCGACTCCTACTCCCGAAGCATGGGAGACACCACCGTCGACAAATATACAGTATATATCGACGAGCCCACCGCCCACGACAAGATCATGGAGGCTGTGGACGAAGCGGCCAAGGCGTTCCGGGAGAAGCATGAGTACTATCGCCTGGCCTTCCGCACCATATCCACGTTGATCGCCTACTCTGATCCCAACACCGCGTTCCGCTTCCTTAGCCCCTTCTGCGGCCGGAGGAAGAGGGACCGGGCCGTCTCCATGTATACCATCGAGAAAGGTATGCACGGCGAGCAGGAGATACAGATGCTCGGCTCCATCATGGACGGAATGGTGGACTTCAAGGTCGACCAGCTGAAGCTGTTCTTCATGATCAAGGGAATAACGGATGTGCAGTCACGGTCGTATATCCGCTATACTGCCACCCGCCATGGCCTAAGCATCGGGTCCTTCGCTCTGGACCACATCAAGTGA
- a CDS encoding deoxyhypusine synthase, whose product MKKKDLLKKTVKHVDATKYDSTPIIDSMREMSFTSRDTARAADILKMMVEDKDCTTFLTLAGSTSAGGCMNVYADMIKYNMIDAVVATGASIVDMDFFEALGFKHYQGTPFIDDHMLRNNYIDRIYDTYIDEEQLQKCDSTIKAIADKLEPRPYSSREFIREMGRYLTKNAKKKNSLVELAFKHHVPVFCPAFSDSSAGFGLVMHQAANPKEHISIDSVKDFFELTRIKMNAKTSGLFMIGGGVPKNFAQDTVVCAECLGKDVPMHQYAVQITVADVRDGACSSSTLKEASSWGKVETTYEQMVYAEATTVVPLIFSYVYHNTDLKKRRKYEWAKMLDTNSDLA is encoded by the coding sequence ATGAAGAAGAAAGACCTCCTCAAGAAGACCGTCAAGCACGTTGACGCGACCAAGTACGACTCCACGCCTATCATTGACAGCATGCGCGAGATGTCTTTCACCTCTCGCGACACCGCGCGGGCAGCGGATATCCTGAAGATGATGGTGGAGGACAAGGATTGCACCACCTTTCTTACGCTTGCGGGGAGCACTAGCGCCGGCGGTTGCATGAACGTCTACGCGGATATGATCAAGTACAACATGATCGACGCCGTGGTAGCTACCGGGGCCTCCATAGTCGACATGGACTTCTTCGAGGCCTTGGGCTTCAAACACTATCAGGGAACGCCGTTCATCGATGACCACATGTTGCGAAACAACTACATAGACCGCATATACGACACCTACATAGACGAGGAGCAGCTCCAGAAGTGCGATTCCACAATAAAGGCGATCGCTGACAAGTTGGAACCGCGCCCCTACTCCTCCAGGGAGTTCATCAGGGAGATGGGCAGGTACCTCACCAAGAACGCCAAGAAGAAGAACTCCCTGGTGGAGCTGGCGTTCAAGCACCACGTCCCGGTGTTCTGCCCCGCGTTCTCGGACTCCAGCGCCGGCTTCGGCCTGGTGATGCATCAGGCCGCCAACCCCAAGGAGCACATATCTATAGACTCCGTGAAGGACTTCTTTGAGCTGACGCGCATCAAGATGAACGCCAAGACATCAGGGCTGTTCATGATAGGGGGCGGGGTCCCCAAGAACTTCGCACAGGACACCGTGGTGTGCGCGGAGTGCCTGGGAAAGGACGTCCCCATGCACCAGTATGCTGTGCAGATCACCGTAGCCGATGTCCGTGATGGCGCCTGTTCCAGCTCCACCCTGAAGGAAGCAAGTTCCTGGGGGAAGGTGGAGACCACCTATGAGCAGATGGTCTACGCCGAGGCCACCACAGTGGTGCCGCTCATATTCAGCTACGTCTACCACAACACGGACCTCAAGAAGCGTCGAAAATACGAGTGGGCGAAGATGCTGGACACCAACTCGGACCTTGCGTGA
- a CDS encoding DUF531 family protein, producing MSRLGRPTIALYNSYDPRNFREAHRRALARAGPLALAFDFNLVTFGFPFPQELGTPQEIADWVATTTSIGENGQFLRELTSKGRFQTFPYPNRGFPPQLGEAVLTTRKPEEGKKVSLDEIIILLRQGRSVMVVFGLGPKGAPREVFDMVRKHFDITPGGFSLETCTAMGAVVGAIAHRLAV from the coding sequence ATGTCACGCCTGGGCCGTCCCACCATCGCCTTGTACAACTCCTACGATCCCCGCAACTTCCGTGAGGCCCACCGCCGCGCGCTGGCAAGGGCGGGACCCCTGGCCCTGGCCTTCGACTTCAACCTCGTGACCTTCGGGTTCCCCTTCCCCCAGGAGCTGGGCACTCCCCAGGAGATCGCGGACTGGGTCGCCACCACCACTTCCATAGGGGAGAACGGACAGTTCCTCAGGGAGCTCACGTCCAAGGGGCGGTTCCAAACCTTCCCCTACCCCAACCGGGGCTTTCCCCCGCAGCTTGGAGAGGCGGTCCTGACCACGCGCAAGCCCGAGGAGGGTAAGAAGGTGAGCTTGGACGAAATCATCATCCTTCTGAGACAGGGGCGGAGCGTCATGGTGGTGTTCGGGCTGGGCCCCAAGGGCGCTCCCCGAGAGGTGTTCGATATGGTCCGTAAACACTTTGACATCACCCCTGGAGGCTTCTCATTGGAGACCTGCACCGCCATGGGAGCGGTGGTGGGGGCGATCGCCCATCGGCTCGCGGTGTAG
- a CDS encoding signal peptidase I yields MRFRPRQIGIVAIAAFLALALAGSLAPALGWRMDVVRSGSMSPAINVGDLAVTSPERPEDLAVGDVACYRTLDGSLVCHRVIAMDSASAIMVTKGDANEDADPYPVAYGDVEGKVELTAPYLGYVVNFLQGPLGWAAIVLLGVLIIVNEAKGENGKSDAQGPKEGGE; encoded by the coding sequence GTGAGGTTCAGGCCACGTCAAATAGGGATCGTCGCGATAGCAGCGTTCCTAGCACTGGCGCTGGCGGGTTCCCTGGCCCCGGCCTTAGGATGGAGGATGGACGTGGTGCGGTCCGGAAGCATGTCCCCCGCCATCAACGTTGGGGATCTAGCAGTGACCTCCCCGGAGCGGCCGGAGGACCTGGCGGTGGGCGATGTAGCCTGCTACCGGACCTTAGATGGCTCATTGGTGTGCCACCGCGTCATCGCAATGGACAGTGCCAGCGCCATCATGGTCACCAAGGGCGATGCTAATGAGGATGCGGACCCGTATCCCGTAGCCTATGGGGATGTGGAGGGTAAGGTAGAGCTCACCGCACCCTACCTGGGTTACGTGGTTAACTTCCTGCAGGGACCGCTCGGGTGGGCGGCCATCGTCCTCTTGGGGGTGCTCATCATCGTCAACGAGGCCAAGGGAGAGAACGGCAAGAGCGACGCCCAGGGCCCCAAGGAGGGAGGCGAGTGA
- a CDS encoding phosphoribosylformylglycinamidine cyclo-ligase: MSGSKKPLTYAQAGVNIDAKSQAIEALVKQLVFRRSGPVRMIDLPGQFTGLIDFGDVALTLCTDGVGTKLLVAKAMGKWDTIGIDCVAMNVNDTICVGAEPISFVDYLAIDHPDPELMGEIGIGLNRGCELANCDLVGGEVAVLPEIMKELDLSGCCLGMVRKERIIDGSKVAPGDVIVGLPSSGVHSNGLTLARKVLESNGIGLDQSFSQLGQSIGLELLTPTEIYVRKVLEIVEKCTVHGMIDITGGGLRNFLRMRKGIGIVIEDPMPVNPIFQVLADIGSLELAEQYQTFNMGMGFALVCPPEEAQKVRSIYGDGARVVGTVISGEGVTVPSLDIRYNKY, translated from the coding sequence ATGTCCGGCAGCAAGAAGCCCCTCACATATGCCCAGGCGGGAGTGAACATTGATGCTAAATCGCAGGCCATCGAGGCACTGGTCAAGCAGCTGGTCTTCCGCCGGTCGGGACCGGTCAGGATGATCGACCTCCCGGGACAGTTCACCGGGCTCATTGACTTCGGCGACGTGGCCCTCACCCTGTGCACCGACGGCGTGGGCACCAAGCTCCTAGTGGCCAAGGCCATGGGCAAATGGGATACCATCGGCATCGACTGCGTGGCCATGAACGTCAACGACACCATCTGCGTGGGGGCGGAGCCCATCTCCTTCGTGGACTACCTCGCCATTGACCACCCGGACCCTGAGCTCATGGGCGAGATCGGCATCGGCCTTAACCGCGGGTGCGAGCTGGCCAACTGCGATCTGGTGGGAGGGGAGGTGGCCGTGCTTCCCGAGATAATGAAGGAGCTGGACCTCTCGGGCTGCTGCCTGGGCATGGTGCGGAAGGAGCGCATCATCGACGGCTCCAAGGTCGCCCCCGGCGACGTTATCGTGGGGCTGCCGTCATCGGGCGTGCACTCCAACGGCCTAACACTGGCGAGAAAGGTCCTGGAGTCCAACGGCATCGGCCTGGACCAGAGTTTCTCGCAGCTGGGACAGAGCATCGGCCTGGAGCTGCTGACCCCCACGGAGATCTATGTCCGCAAGGTGCTGGAGATCGTGGAGAAGTGCACGGTGCATGGGATGATCGACATAACGGGCGGTGGGCTGCGCAACTTCCTGCGTATGCGCAAGGGCATAGGCATCGTGATCGAGGACCCCATGCCCGTGAATCCCATCTTCCAGGTGCTGGCGGACATCGGCTCGCTGGAGCTGGCGGAGCAGTACCAGACGTTCAACATGGGCATGGGCTTCGCTCTGGTGTGCCCTCCCGAGGAGGCTCAGAAGGTCCGCTCCATCTATGGGGATGGCGCACGCGTCGTGGGCACGGTCATCTCCGGGGAGGGAGTGACCGTGCCGTCGCTCGACATACGTTACAACAAGTACTGA
- a CDS encoding RlmE family RNA methyltransferase, with amino-acid sequence MSKRWLKERKQDFYYRKAKQLNYRSRASFKLHQINERFGIFQEGGSVVDLGAAPGGWLQIAKERVGPKGKVVGVDLQHIAPLEGVSTIRGDMTRPETVEELRSLLGGKADTVISDMSPNISGNYSIDHARSVDLCTHALEFALRTLRPGGSLVMKIFEGDMMNEFISEVKKSFSSVRLHSPKASRSSSSEIYIVAKGFKGYREAAAPDDGGPAGLEA; translated from the coding sequence ATGAGCAAGCGCTGGCTTAAGGAGAGGAAGCAGGACTTCTACTACCGCAAGGCCAAGCAGCTGAACTACCGCTCGCGGGCCTCGTTCAAACTTCATCAGATAAACGAGCGCTTCGGCATCTTCCAGGAGGGCGGATCGGTGGTGGACCTGGGTGCGGCTCCCGGAGGATGGCTGCAGATCGCCAAGGAGCGTGTGGGGCCCAAGGGGAAGGTGGTGGGGGTTGACCTGCAGCACATCGCACCCTTGGAAGGAGTGAGCACCATTCGCGGGGACATGACCCGGCCGGAGACGGTGGAGGAGCTCAGGTCCCTGCTCGGGGGCAAGGCCGATACGGTCATCTCCGATATGTCCCCCAACATCAGCGGCAACTATTCTATCGATCATGCGCGGTCCGTGGACCTGTGCACCCATGCCCTGGAGTTCGCCCTCCGGACCCTGAGGCCCGGCGGCTCCCTGGTCATGAAGATATTCGAGGGGGACATGATGAACGAGTTCATCTCGGAGGTCAAGAAGAGCTTCTCCTCTGTCCGCCTGCACTCCCCCAAGGCGTCCCGTTCCAGCAGCTCGGAGATCTATATCGTGGCCAAAGGGTTCAAGGGGTATAGGGAGGCGGCCGCTCCAGATGATGGCGGACCCGCTGGCCTAGAGGCCTGA
- a CDS encoding fumarylacetoacetate hydrolase family protein, giving the protein MPTGKIVCIGQNYRAHARELNSQAPEEPMIFLKPSSALIGDGEDIMAGDVGRVDHEVELALIIGSTARNVTDEEALSKVSHVAVFNDVTARDMQNKARKAGDPWTLSKSMDTFAPMSQPVPYSSVEDVHRLELVLTVNGQVRQKGNTADMVFPPESLISYISRFMTLEAGDIIATGTPEGVSALHDGDLVVASIPGVGTVSNRFRRK; this is encoded by the coding sequence ATGCCGACAGGCAAGATCGTGTGCATAGGTCAGAACTACCGCGCTCACGCAAGGGAGCTCAACTCCCAGGCCCCGGAGGAGCCCATGATCTTTCTAAAGCCCTCCTCCGCCCTGATAGGGGACGGGGAGGACATCATGGCCGGGGACGTGGGGAGGGTGGACCACGAGGTGGAGCTTGCCCTCATCATCGGCAGTACCGCCAGGAACGTTACCGACGAGGAGGCGTTGAGCAAGGTCTCACACGTCGCCGTGTTCAACGACGTGACGGCCAGGGACATGCAGAACAAGGCACGCAAGGCCGGGGACCCCTGGACCTTATCGAAGAGCATGGACACCTTCGCCCCCATGTCGCAGCCCGTCCCCTATTCTTCGGTGGAGGATGTTCATCGGCTGGAGCTCGTTCTTACAGTCAACGGACAGGTAAGGCAGAAGGGGAACACCGCGGACATGGTGTTTCCTCCCGAGAGCCTGATCTCCTACATCTCGAGGTTCATGACCCTTGAGGCGGGGGACATCATAGCCACCGGAACACCCGAGGGGGTCAGCGCGCTCCATGACGGCGACCTGGTGGTGGCGTCCATCCCCGGTGTGGGGACGGTCAGCAACCGGTTCCGGAGAAAGTGA